From Phenylobacterium montanum, the proteins below share one genomic window:
- a CDS encoding peroxiredoxin — protein sequence MTLQLNDIAPDFTQNTTEGEIRFHDWLGDSWGVLFSHPKDFTPVCTTELGAVAKLKPEFDKRGVKVIGLSVDPVDNHARWAQDIAETQGMAPNFPMIGDTDLKVSKLYGMLPADTEGGSEGRTAATNATVRNVFVIGPDKRIKLIIVYPMTTGRNFDEVLRVIDSMQLTAKHRVATPVNWKQGEDVIIVPAVSNEEAKGLFPQGWTEHKPYLRTTKQPG from the coding sequence ATGACCCTGCAACTGAACGATATTGCGCCCGACTTCACGCAGAACACGACCGAGGGCGAAATACGCTTTCATGACTGGCTGGGCGACAGCTGGGGCGTCTTGTTCTCGCATCCCAAGGACTTCACCCCGGTCTGCACGACCGAGCTGGGCGCGGTGGCCAAGCTGAAGCCGGAATTCGACAAGCGGGGCGTCAAGGTGATTGGGCTGTCGGTCGATCCCGTCGACAACCACGCCCGCTGGGCCCAGGACATCGCCGAGACGCAAGGCATGGCGCCCAACTTCCCGATGATCGGCGACACCGACCTGAAGGTCTCCAAGCTCTACGGCATGCTGCCCGCCGACACCGAGGGCGGCTCCGAGGGCCGCACCGCCGCCACCAACGCCACCGTGCGCAATGTGTTCGTGATCGGCCCCGACAAGCGGATCAAGCTGATCATCGTCTATCCGATGACCACGGGGCGCAATTTCGACGAGGTGCTGCGGGTGATCGACTCCATGCAGCTGACCGCCAAGCACAGGGTGGCGACGCCGGTGAACTGGAAGCAGGGCGAGGACGTGATCATCGTGCCCGCGGTCAGCAACGAAGAGGCCAAGGGCCTGTTCCCGCAGGGCTGGACCGAGCACAAGCCCTACCTGCGCACCACCAAGCAGCCGGGCTGA
- a CDS encoding RrF2 family transcriptional regulator has protein sequence MLSQRGRYALKAMINLARGGPGSRQVALIAADEAIPRKFLEAIMADLRRANLVESTRGKLGGYRLARPADLITFGEIIRVTDGPLALIPCASRNFYRRCDDCRDEALCILRRIMTRVRNEVSEVLDRTTLSDALAAPQTLAGLELEDGPDDVG, from the coding sequence ATGCTATCGCAGCGCGGCCGCTACGCTCTGAAGGCGATGATCAATCTGGCGCGGGGCGGGCCGGGGTCGAGGCAGGTGGCGCTGATCGCCGCCGACGAGGCCATTCCGCGCAAGTTCCTCGAAGCGATCATGGCCGACCTGCGCCGGGCCAACCTGGTGGAGAGCACCCGCGGCAAGCTGGGCGGCTATCGCCTGGCCCGGCCGGCGGACCTGATCACCTTCGGCGAGATCATCCGCGTCACCGACGGGCCGCTGGCCCTGATCCCCTGCGCCAGCCGCAACTTCTACCGCCGCTGCGACGACTGCCGCGACGAGGCCCTGTGCATCCTGCGCCGGATCATGACCCGGGTGCGCAACGAGGTCTCCGAGGTGCTGGACCGCACCACCCTCTCCGACGCCCTGGCCGCCCCCCAGACCCTGGCGGGGCTGGAGCTGGAGGATGGGCCGGACGATGTGGGCTGA
- a CDS encoding OmpA family protein, producing MSRTINLTLAALALGAAAAAAQPAAAQDRHGGHFGGPHGGGAYAPHGGYRGGYQGGYRGGYYGGGYRFHGGYPGWRGYGWPYGYGWYGYAPWAWYAPAPYYGYYGWYDDYEDYAPEVDYGAEPPPPPPPAQPAPERAPPRAAAAETKSFVLYFPFDSSELTAEARHIVDDAARYSAARPGSRATIVGYTDAAGSESYNQALSERRSQVVREALQADGVAGESVDAAWRGERDQAVRTPDGAREPANRRVTIVIKSGSDRLAGGRPYASDDEVDDEEN from the coding sequence ATGAGCAGGACAATCAACCTCACCCTGGCGGCCCTGGCCCTCGGCGCCGCCGCGGCGGCTGCGCAGCCCGCGGCCGCTCAAGACCGGCATGGCGGGCATTTCGGCGGCCCTCATGGCGGCGGGGCCTATGCGCCTCATGGCGGTTATCGGGGCGGTTATCAGGGCGGCTATAGAGGCGGCTACTATGGCGGCGGCTATCGCTTCCATGGCGGGTATCCGGGCTGGCGGGGCTATGGCTGGCCCTATGGCTATGGCTGGTACGGCTATGCGCCCTGGGCCTGGTACGCGCCGGCGCCCTATTACGGCTATTACGGCTGGTACGACGACTACGAAGACTATGCGCCGGAGGTCGACTACGGCGCCGAGCCGCCTCCCCCTCCCCCGCCCGCCCAGCCGGCGCCCGAACGCGCCCCGCCCAGGGCCGCCGCGGCGGAGACCAAGTCGTTCGTGCTCTACTTTCCCTTCGACTCGAGCGAGCTGACGGCGGAGGCCAGGCATATCGTCGATGACGCGGCCCGCTATTCGGCTGCGCGCCCGGGCTCGCGGGCGACCATCGTCGGCTATACCGACGCGGCCGGCTCCGAGAGCTACAACCAGGCCCTGTCCGAGCGCCGCTCGCAGGTGGTGCGCGAGGCGCTGCAGGCCGACGGCGTCGCCGGCGAGAGCGTCGATGCGGCCTGGCGCGGCGAGCGCGACCAGGCGGTCAGGACCCCCGACGGCGCGCGCGAGCCGGCCAACCGCCGGGTGACCATAGTGATCAAGTCGGGCTCGGACCGGCTGGCCGGCGGCCGGCCTTATGCGAGCGACGACGAGGTCGACGACGAAGAGAACTGA
- a CDS encoding Rap1a/Tai family immunity protein: MQRAKLIATIAAFAALVGSPSSANETSGLSGKDLWTYCDTPEQSANHSLRIGYIGGSINALHMLRSTLRIPIYCPPNNINNPQEVEIAISYIKDNPTKRQYSAASLILGSLNEAFPCNEKSSPSK, encoded by the coding sequence ATGCAACGCGCAAAGCTCATAGCTACAATTGCGGCCTTTGCAGCGCTCGTTGGGAGCCCCTCGTCAGCTAACGAGACTTCCGGCTTGTCCGGCAAAGATCTCTGGACCTATTGCGATACGCCGGAGCAAAGCGCAAATCATTCACTCCGCATTGGATATATTGGTGGATCAATAAATGCTTTGCACATGCTCAGATCAACGCTGAGAATCCCCATATACTGTCCGCCGAACAATATCAACAATCCGCAAGAAGTCGAAATTGCAATTAGCTATATCAAGGACAATCCGACGAAGCGGCAATACTCTGCCGCTTCGTTGATACTTGGATCCTTGAACGAAGCGTTCCCCTGCAATGAAAAGAGCTCCCCCTCAAAATAG
- a CDS encoding acid phosphatase, translating to MSTIGLGLALAAAAAVGGGAIAFAQSAPQSAPPAMAPPSGFLPGYLPKGATPNSLAILPPAPAADSATQARDEAEAKAVAALKGGPRWDLARQDAELRFPAAADTFSCALGVKISPETTPHLYTLLRRTLSDAGLSTYPTKNKYRRARPFMARGGDICTPEEADHLRADGSYPSGHAALGWAWALVLAEAAPDHENELLARGRAFMRSRVICNVHWLSDTEAGSVMGAATVARLHDEPAFRAELEAARAEIAAARAAGEAPSRDCKAEAAALALTPDAQP from the coding sequence ATGAGCACGATCGGGCTGGGACTGGCTTTGGCGGCAGCGGCCGCTGTCGGCGGCGGGGCGATCGCGTTCGCACAATCTGCTCCGCAATCCGCCCCGCCGGCCATGGCGCCGCCGTCCGGCTTCCTGCCCGGCTATCTGCCCAAGGGGGCGACGCCGAACAGCCTGGCCATCCTGCCGCCGGCGCCCGCCGCCGATTCGGCGACCCAGGCGCGCGACGAGGCCGAGGCCAAGGCGGTGGCGGCGCTGAAGGGCGGCCCGCGCTGGGACCTGGCGCGGCAGGACGCCGAGCTGCGCTTTCCCGCGGCGGCCGACACCTTTTCCTGCGCGCTGGGGGTGAAGATCAGCCCCGAAACCACGCCGCACCTCTACACCCTCTTGCGCCGCACCCTGAGCGATGCGGGGCTGTCCACCTATCCGACCAAGAACAAGTACCGCCGGGCGCGGCCGTTCATGGCCCGGGGCGGAGACATCTGCACCCCCGAGGAGGCTGACCACCTGCGCGCCGACGGCTCCTATCCCTCCGGCCACGCCGCGTTGGGCTGGGCCTGGGCGCTGGTGCTGGCCGAGGCGGCGCCGGACCACGAGAACGAGCTTCTGGCCCGCGGCCGGGCCTTCATGCGGAGCCGGGTGATCTGCAACGTGCATTGGCTGAGCGACACCGAGGCCGGCTCGGTCATGGGCGCGGCCACGGTCGCGCGCCTGCACGACGAGCCGGCCTTCCGCGCCGAGCTAGAGGCGGCCCGGGCCGAGATCGCCGCCGCTCGCGCCGCCGGCGAGGCTCCCTCCCGCGACTGCAAAGCCGAGGCCGCCGCCCTGGCCCTGACGCCCGACGCTCAGCCCTGA
- a CDS encoding septal ring lytic transglycosylase RlpA family protein, which yields MATVWRVRDGGSARLARVSLVLGLGGLGLAACATAPERPGLGVTPGPQASARPPAGQGSQGQGGQGPGGFGGQGLHGTDKPYQINGIWYYPHAEPNYDETGYASWYGQAFHNKHTADGEIFDQYALSAAHKTLPLPSIVEVTNLDNGKSLRLRLNDRGPFVGERLLDVSKAAADELGFGRQGLARVRVRYVGPAPAFSITPMMYASTDPKLISDHRVAYRSSDKDADDALPTVAKAPTGKVQAQSLTPVGAPPAAPPPEMAAMTNNSRERFAEPSVSLSGAALAPVTAAAQAPGLVAVSAPPPQPVEMASLTPPPAPRVVSPAPVPPPSPLARDGYVVQAGAFASRANADRAAAQLGSGVAIRPIDRNGVTLYRVVMTGYADAASAEAARARAAAAGFPAARIIASN from the coding sequence ATGGCCACAGTTTGGCGCGTACGGGACGGGGGATCGGCGCGACTGGCCAGGGTCAGCCTGGTGCTGGGCCTGGGCGGCCTCGGCCTTGCCGCCTGCGCCACCGCGCCCGAGCGTCCGGGCCTGGGCGTGACGCCTGGCCCCCAGGCCAGCGCCCGGCCGCCGGCGGGGCAGGGGAGCCAAGGCCAAGGCGGCCAAGGACCAGGCGGCTTCGGCGGCCAGGGCCTGCACGGGACCGACAAACCCTATCAGATCAATGGGATCTGGTACTATCCCCATGCCGAGCCGAACTATGACGAGACGGGCTACGCCTCGTGGTACGGCCAGGCCTTTCACAACAAGCACACCGCCGACGGCGAGATCTTCGACCAGTACGCCCTGTCGGCGGCGCACAAGACACTGCCGCTGCCGTCGATCGTCGAGGTGACCAACCTGGACAACGGGAAGAGCCTCAGACTGCGGCTGAACGACCGCGGGCCGTTCGTGGGCGAGCGCCTGCTGGACGTCAGCAAGGCCGCTGCGGATGAGCTGGGCTTTGGCCGCCAGGGCCTGGCCCGGGTCCGGGTGCGCTATGTCGGCCCGGCGCCGGCTTTCTCCATCACGCCGATGATGTACGCCTCGACCGATCCGAAGCTGATCTCGGACCACCGGGTGGCCTACCGGTCCAGCGACAAGGACGCCGACGACGCGCTGCCCACCGTGGCCAAGGCCCCCACGGGCAAGGTGCAGGCCCAGAGCCTGACGCCGGTCGGCGCGCCCCCGGCCGCGCCGCCGCCCGAAATGGCGGCCATGACCAACAACAGCCGCGAGCGCTTCGCCGAGCCCTCGGTCTCGCTGAGCGGCGCCGCCCTGGCGCCCGTCACCGCCGCCGCCCAGGCGCCGGGCCTGGTCGCTGTGAGTGCGCCGCCGCCCCAGCCCGTCGAAATGGCCTCGCTGACGCCGCCGCCCGCGCCTCGGGTGGTTTCGCCCGCGCCAGTTCCGCCGCCATCTCCCCTGGCCCGCGACGGCTATGTGGTCCAGGCCGGCGCCTTCGCCAGCAGGGCCAACGCCGATCGCGCCGCGGCCCAGCTGGGCTCAGGCGTGGCGATCCGGCCGATCGACCGCAACGGCGTCACCCTCTACCGGGTGGTGATGACCGGCTATGCAGACGCCGCCTCTGCCGAGGCCGCAAGGGCCAGAGCCGCCGCGGCGGGCTTCCCGGCCGCCCGGATCATCGCCAGCAACTAG
- a CDS encoding S9 family peptidase has product MRTLMATCAAAALALAAGSGAASAADFTMPQALSYPFVNELAAAAKADRIAWVRNVKGVRNVWVAEGPAYAPRQVSQFTEDDGQELTQLTFSPDGKLLVFVRGGDHDENWPAKGDLQPNPNSSPTEPKITLWAADPTGAKPAQKLVEGDAPAISPKGVLAYVKDGQVWTAALDGKDGHRLFFDRGKDGALAWSPDGSRLAFVSNREDHAFIGVYADNDHPIAWMAPSTGADGAPVWSPDGQHIAFTRQPGDGGAPQPLLKNSPHPWSIWTADLATGQGRALWRSDKTLRASYPDVAGEANLHWAAEGQLTFLSLQDNWPHLYAVPAAGGAARLLTPGAFMVEHVALSQDGKALVYSANTGSAKDDDDRRHLFRVSVAGGAPTALTSGEGLEWRPVATSAGAAFISAGPRQAPAVEVVDDKGSGRRLLDSQAAPADFAGPAFVVPRQVSFTAPDGLTIHGQLFEAPGGAAKKPGVIFVHGGPPRQMMLGWSYMDYYSNAYAVNQYLAAHGFVVLSVNYRLGIGYGYDFQHPEGWGPTGAAEYQDVVAGARFLQARGEVDPAKIGIWGGSYGGYLTGLALARNSDLFKAGVDLHGVHDWSRDVAEELGPPLGRYEQGDRAEAIALAFKSSPDADVDHWTSPVLLIQGDDDRNVRFNQTIDLARRLDARGAPYEELVLPDEIHGFLRYADWLKADQATAEFLARKLGAGG; this is encoded by the coding sequence ATGCGGACATTGATGGCGACCTGCGCGGCGGCGGCCCTTGCCCTGGCGGCCGGATCGGGCGCGGCGAGCGCGGCCGATTTCACCATGCCCCAGGCCCTGTCCTATCCGTTCGTGAACGAGCTGGCCGCCGCGGCCAAGGCCGACCGCATCGCCTGGGTGCGCAATGTGAAGGGCGTGCGCAATGTCTGGGTCGCCGAGGGGCCCGCCTATGCGCCGCGCCAGGTGTCCCAGTTCACCGAAGACGACGGCCAGGAGCTGACCCAGCTGACCTTCTCGCCCGATGGCAAGCTGCTGGTGTTCGTCCGCGGCGGCGACCATGACGAGAACTGGCCAGCAAAGGGCGACCTGCAGCCGAACCCGAACTCCAGCCCGACCGAGCCCAAGATCACCCTGTGGGCCGCCGACCCGACCGGCGCCAAGCCGGCGCAGAAGCTGGTCGAGGGCGACGCCCCGGCCATCTCGCCCAAGGGGGTGCTGGCCTATGTCAAGGACGGCCAGGTCTGGACCGCGGCCCTGGACGGCAAGGACGGCCACCGGCTGTTCTTCGATCGCGGCAAGGACGGGGCGCTGGCCTGGTCGCCGGACGGGTCGCGCCTGGCCTTCGTGTCGAACCGCGAGGATCATGCGTTCATCGGCGTCTATGCCGACAATGACCATCCGATCGCCTGGATGGCGCCCTCCACCGGCGCCGACGGCGCGCCGGTCTGGTCGCCCGACGGCCAGCACATCGCCTTCACCCGCCAGCCCGGCGATGGCGGCGCGCCCCAGCCGCTGCTGAAGAACAGCCCGCATCCCTGGTCGATCTGGACCGCGGACCTCGCCACCGGCCAGGGCCGCGCGCTCTGGCGCAGCGACAAGACGCTGCGCGCCTCCTATCCCGACGTCGCGGGCGAAGCCAACCTACACTGGGCGGCGGAGGGCCAGCTAACCTTCCTGTCGCTGCAGGACAACTGGCCCCACCTCTACGCCGTGCCTGCGGCCGGCGGCGCGGCGCGGCTTCTGACGCCCGGCGCGTTCATGGTCGAGCATGTGGCGCTGAGTCAGGACGGCAAGGCGCTGGTCTATTCGGCCAATACGGGCTCCGCGAAGGACGACGACGACCGCCGCCACCTGTTCCGCGTGTCCGTCGCGGGCGGCGCGCCGACGGCGCTGACCTCGGGCGAGGGCCTGGAGTGGAGGCCGGTCGCGACCTCCGCCGGCGCTGCCTTCATCAGCGCCGGCCCGCGCCAGGCGCCGGCGGTCGAGGTCGTCGACGACAAGGGATCGGGCCGCCGGCTGCTGGACAGCCAGGCCGCGCCCGCCGATTTCGCCGGCCCGGCGTTCGTGGTTCCGCGCCAGGTCAGCTTCACCGCGCCCGACGGCCTGACCATCCACGGCCAACTGTTCGAGGCCCCCGGCGGCGCGGCGAAGAAGCCGGGCGTGATCTTCGTCCACGGCGGGCCGCCGCGGCAGATGATGCTGGGCTGGTCCTATATGGACTACTATTCCAACGCCTATGCCGTGAACCAGTACCTGGCCGCGCACGGCTTTGTGGTGCTGTCGGTCAACTACCGGCTGGGCATCGGCTATGGCTACGACTTCCAGCATCCGGAGGGCTGGGGCCCGACCGGGGCGGCCGAGTACCAGGACGTGGTGGCCGGCGCCCGGTTCCTGCAGGCGCGCGGCGAGGTCGATCCGGCGAAAATCGGCATCTGGGGCGGCTCGTACGGCGGCTATCTGACGGGCCTGGCCCTGGCCCGCAATTCCGACCTGTTCAAGGCCGGGGTCGACCTGCACGGGGTGCACGACTGGTCGCGCGACGTGGCCGAGGAACTGGGGCCGCCGCTGGGCCGCTACGAGCAGGGCGATCGGGCCGAGGCCATCGCCCTGGCCTTCAAGTCGTCACCCGACGCCGACGTGGACCATTGGACCTCGCCGGTGCTGCTGATCCAGGGCGACGACGACCGCAATGTCCGCTTCAACCAGACCATCGACCTGGCCCGGCGGCTGGATGCGCGGGGCGCGCCTTACGAGGAGCTGGTGCTGCCGGACGAGATCCACGGCTTCCTGCGCTACGCCGACTGGCTGAAGGCCGACCAGGCCACCGCCGAGTTCCTGGCGCGCAAGCTGGGCGCTGGCGGCTAG
- the tmk gene encoding dTMP kinase — MRRGLFISLEGGEGAGKSTQLKRLADRLKPRGEVVVTREPGGSPGAEAIRALLVTGAVDRWSPISETLLMYAARRDHIERTIEPALARGAIVLCDRFFDSTRAYQGAGGSAPAALIAALERDVVGDVRPDLTLILDMPVETGLARAAARGEGEARFEAKGLAFHQRLRAAFLAIAEAEPARCVLIDADAGIDEVEARIWRAVEARLA; from the coding sequence GTGAGGCGCGGTCTGTTCATAAGCTTGGAAGGCGGGGAGGGGGCCGGCAAGTCCACCCAGCTGAAACGCCTGGCCGACCGGCTGAAGCCGCGCGGCGAGGTGGTGGTGACGCGCGAGCCCGGCGGCTCGCCCGGCGCCGAGGCGATCCGCGCGCTGCTGGTCACCGGCGCGGTCGATCGCTGGAGCCCGATCAGCGAGACTCTTCTGATGTACGCCGCCCGCCGCGACCACATCGAGCGGACCATAGAGCCGGCCCTGGCGCGCGGCGCGATCGTGCTGTGCGACCGCTTCTTCGATTCCACGCGCGCCTATCAGGGCGCGGGCGGCTCGGCCCCGGCCGCGCTGATCGCCGCGCTCGAGCGCGATGTGGTCGGCGATGTCCGCCCCGACCTGACCCTGATCCTGGACATGCCGGTGGAGACGGGCCTGGCCCGCGCCGCCGCCCGAGGCGAGGGCGAGGCGCGCTTTGAGGCCAAGGGCTTGGCCTTTCACCAGCGCCTGCGCGCAGCCTTCCTGGCCATAGCCGAGGCTGAGCCGGCGCGCTGCGTGCTGATCGACGCCGACGCCGGCATTGACGAGGTCGAGGCGCGCATCTGGCGCGCGGTCGAGGCGCGGCTGGCATGA
- a CDS encoding DNA polymerase III subunit delta': MSDDIDIAHPRDVFDFHGGQAVEEAFLGALERGRLHHAWLLCGPEGVGKATFAYRAARRLMGARPDPAYGLLGAAPEDFVSRQISARSHPDLMVLERVGEDGKPRKVIPVDDARRLPEFFSKAPAASPYRVAIIDAVDDMNTNAANALLKTLEEPPERGVLFLVSHSPGGLLPTIRSRCRRLRFEAWAEDDAADFLQQRLDVTTDDARRLAAIAHGAPGRALQLAGASAVEVDRLAAEILQRLPEVDPVPMLTVTDGFRGPEGAARFELLFERLAERVRERALASAEQGATPSDRWYQVWDRLIRIPREVEAVNLDRTDAFWTAMAELRAAARASF, translated from the coding sequence ATGAGCGACGACATCGATATCGCCCATCCCCGCGACGTGTTCGATTTCCACGGCGGTCAGGCGGTAGAGGAAGCCTTCCTCGGCGCGCTGGAGCGCGGGCGGCTGCACCACGCCTGGCTGCTCTGCGGGCCGGAAGGCGTCGGCAAGGCCACCTTCGCCTACCGCGCCGCCCGCCGGCTGATGGGGGCCCGGCCCGACCCCGCCTATGGCCTGCTAGGCGCCGCGCCCGAGGATTTCGTCAGCCGGCAGATTTCGGCGCGCTCGCACCCCGACCTGATGGTGCTGGAGCGGGTGGGGGAGGACGGCAAGCCGCGCAAGGTGATTCCGGTGGACGACGCCCGCCGCCTGCCCGAGTTCTTCTCCAAGGCCCCGGCGGCCTCGCCCTATCGCGTGGCGATCATCGACGCCGTCGATGACATGAACACCAACGCCGCCAACGCCTTATTGAAAACTCTTGAGGAACCGCCTGAACGTGGCGTGTTGTTCCTGGTGTCGCATTCGCCGGGCGGGCTCCTGCCCACCATCCGCTCCCGTTGCCGGCGACTGCGCTTCGAAGCCTGGGCGGAGGACGACGCGGCCGACTTCCTCCAACAGCGGCTGGATGTAACCACGGACGACGCGCGCCGGCTGGCGGCCATAGCCCATGGGGCGCCGGGCCGGGCGCTGCAACTCGCCGGCGCCTCGGCGGTCGAGGTCGACCGGCTGGCGGCCGAGATCCTGCAGCGCCTGCCGGAGGTCGATCCGGTTCCCATGCTCACCGTCACCGACGGCTTCCGTGGCCCCGAGGGTGCGGCCCGCTTCGAGCTACTGTTCGAGCGCCTGGCCGAGCGGGTGCGCGAGCGGGCCCTGGCCAGCGCGGAGCAGGGGGCCACGCCCTCGGACCGCTGGTACCAGGTCTGGGATCGGCTGATTCGCATCCCGCGCGAGGTCGAGGCGGTAAACCTAGACAGAACCGACGCTTTCTGGACCGCCATGGCCGAGCTTCGCGCCGCCGCGCGGGCCAGTTTCTGA
- a CDS encoding TatD family hydrolase, whose protein sequence is MLIDSHVNLHAPQFAEDQAEVIARARAAGVGLMVTISDKVSSFPAVKAIAEAHADIWCTVGTHPHEAKEDPDLKAETLIQLASHPRVVGIGETGLDFYYDLSPRDVQAQVFRAHIAAARETGLPLVVHSRDADEVMADILEAEHARGPFKLLLHCYTSGPELARRAAALGAWFSVSGIATFKAAEEVRAVIRDMPADRIIVETDCPYLAPVPMRGRRNEPAYLPHILAKLAELRGWSLNEAEARTEAAFFALFDRIPTPAEARP, encoded by the coding sequence ATGCTGATCGACAGCCACGTCAACCTGCATGCCCCGCAGTTCGCCGAGGACCAGGCCGAGGTGATCGCCCGGGCGCGCGCCGCCGGCGTCGGCCTGATGGTCACCATCAGCGACAAGGTCTCGTCGTTTCCCGCGGTCAAGGCCATCGCCGAGGCCCACGCCGACATCTGGTGCACGGTCGGAACCCATCCGCACGAAGCCAAGGAAGATCCGGATCTTAAGGCCGAAACCCTGATCCAGCTCGCCAGCCATCCCCGCGTGGTCGGGATCGGCGAGACCGGGCTCGACTTCTACTACGACCTCAGCCCGCGCGATGTGCAGGCCCAAGTGTTCCGGGCCCATATCGCAGCGGCGCGCGAGACCGGCCTGCCGCTGGTGGTGCACAGCCGCGACGCCGACGAGGTCATGGCCGACATCCTGGAAGCCGAACACGCCCGTGGGCCGTTCAAGCTCCTGCTGCATTGCTACACCAGCGGGCCTGAGCTGGCCCGCCGCGCGGCGGCCCTGGGCGCCTGGTTCTCGGTGTCCGGCATCGCCACCTTCAAGGCGGCCGAGGAGGTCCGCGCCGTGATCCGCGACATGCCCGCCGACCGCATCATCGTCGAGACCGATTGCCCGTACCTGGCTCCGGTTCCCATGCGCGGCCGGCGCAACGAGCCAGCCTATCTGCCGCATATCCTGGCCAAGCTGGCGGAATTGCGCGGCTGGAGCCTCAACGAAGCCGAGGCGCGCACCGAGGCGGCGTTCTTTGCGCTGTTCGACCGGATTCCGACGCCGGCGGAGGCGCGCCCATGA
- a CDS encoding MBL fold metallo-hydrolase — protein sequence MSGPLEFTILGCGSSGGVPRADGDWGACDPTDPRNQRSRCSMLVRRRSAEGPEHWTTALVDTSPDLRSQTAAAGAKRMDAVLLTHDHADQSHGIDDVRAFALRAMRRIPVHMDQATSDTMISRFRYVFRGDAGYPAICDDRLIPPHGEAWSIGGPSGAIPVVTFDQDHGGMRSVGYRFGDVAYSSDVVGLPPSAFEALAGVRVWIVDALRYRPHPTHAHLEMTLEWIAKVRPERAILTNMHIDLDFKALNAILPKGVEPAFDGMVIISDNLS from the coding sequence ATGAGCGGCCCCCTGGAATTCACCATCCTCGGCTGCGGCTCGTCCGGCGGCGTGCCGCGGGCCGACGGCGACTGGGGCGCCTGCGATCCCACCGATCCGCGCAACCAGCGTTCGCGCTGCTCGATGCTGGTGCGCCGGCGCTCGGCCGAGGGGCCGGAGCATTGGACCACGGCGCTGGTGGACACTTCGCCGGACCTGCGCAGCCAGACAGCGGCCGCCGGGGCCAAGCGCATGGACGCGGTGCTGCTGACCCACGACCACGCCGACCAGAGCCACGGCATAGACGACGTGCGCGCCTTTGCGCTCAGGGCCATGCGGCGGATCCCGGTGCACATGGACCAGGCCACCAGCGACACCATGATCAGCCGGTTCCGCTATGTGTTCCGCGGCGACGCCGGCTATCCGGCGATATGCGACGACAGGCTGATACCGCCGCACGGCGAGGCCTGGAGCATAGGCGGGCCGTCGGGCGCCATTCCGGTGGTCACGTTCGACCAGGACCACGGCGGCATGCGCTCGGTGGGCTACCGGTTCGGCGACGTGGCGTATTCCAGCGACGTGGTCGGTCTGCCGCCCAGCGCGTTCGAGGCCTTGGCCGGCGTGAGGGTCTGGATCGTCGACGCCTTGCGCTACAGGCCGCACCCGACGCACGCGCATCTGGAGATGACGCTGGAATGGATCGCCAAGGTCCGACCCGAAAGGGCGATCCTGACCAACATGCATATCGACCTGGATTTCAAAGCCTTGAACGCAATTTTGCCCAAAGGGGTCGAACCGGCGTTCGACGGCATGGTGATAATTTCTGATAATCTATCTTAG
- a CDS encoding enoyl-CoA hydratase/isomerase family protein — MSTEDTVLYEVRDHVATITLNRPDRRNALTYQAYDALEAAFRRVVADPEARCVIVTGADPAFCSGDDVREIMAGPKAFAATTAPVVRHRPTPAAMAALECDKPVIAAINGAAVGWGMELALYADIRIASDRARFAELFIKRGLVCDVGGFYRLPQIVGPAKAAELLFSGEVIDAAEALRIGLVTEVTPHEALMDRARAMAAKIAANPPLALRYMKEGLRRATYGDPREIGAWAIETIRRLMQTEDHKEGVAAFLEKREPAFKGR; from the coding sequence ATGAGCACCGAAGACACCGTCCTCTACGAGGTTCGCGATCACGTCGCGACCATCACCCTGAACCGGCCGGATCGGCGCAACGCCCTGACGTACCAGGCCTATGACGCGCTGGAGGCGGCCTTCCGGCGGGTTGTGGCCGATCCCGAGGCGCGCTGCGTGATCGTCACCGGCGCCGACCCGGCGTTCTGCTCAGGCGACGACGTGCGCGAGATCATGGCGGGCCCCAAGGCCTTCGCGGCCACGACGGCCCCGGTGGTGCGCCATCGGCCGACGCCGGCCGCCATGGCGGCGCTGGAATGCGACAAGCCGGTGATCGCCGCGATCAATGGCGCAGCGGTCGGCTGGGGCATGGAGCTTGCCCTCTATGCCGACATCCGCATCGCCTCCGACCGCGCTCGTTTCGCCGAGCTGTTCATCAAGCGCGGCCTGGTCTGCGATGTGGGCGGCTTCTATCGCCTTCCGCAGATCGTCGGGCCGGCCAAGGCGGCGGAGCTGCTGTTCAGCGGCGAGGTGATCGACGCCGCCGAGGCCCTGCGCATCGGTCTGGTCACCGAGGTCACGCCGCACGAGGCCCTGATGGACCGCGCCCGGGCCATGGCGGCCAAGATCGCCGCCAATCCGCCGCTGGCCCTGCGCTATATGAAGGAGGGGCTGCGCCGCGCGACCTATGGCGACCCGCGCGAGATCGGCGCCTGGGCGATCGAGACCATCCGCCGGCTTATGCAGACCGAGGACCATAAAGAGGGCGTTGCCGCTTTCCTCGAAAAGCGCGAGCCGGCGTTCAAGGGGCGCTGA